The following is a genomic window from Rutidosis leptorrhynchoides isolate AG116_Rl617_1_P2 chromosome 8, CSIRO_AGI_Rlap_v1, whole genome shotgun sequence.
TAAGGAAAGTTTTCCCAATTTTTATTCACTTCTTTCTATCGAATTTGAAGtgttttaattatttataaagATAATGAACATTTAGAAATGTGGCCAGATTTTAATTGAGAAAGCATTAttagtatatatctatatctatatatattttaagTGAAGAAGCAAGAAAAGTAGCTTCCTGCCAGAGTACACATTCTCAGCGGTGTTTATCCTTGGTTCAAATCTCCTAGCAAGGGGTGTTGATTTTTTCTCTGTTCCTCTTGCATTAATTTGATTATTACTTTCTTTTTTTCCGAAAATTATAAGATTAAATTGAAAAGATCCAGAAGATCAAATTAGTTTGTTACCATACAGACCTTTACCTTTATAGGTTCCCTTGAATGTGTAGACCCTACGATCTACTGTAAGACCACTCCCAACGCTATGTCGTTGAGAGCGTCTTATTTCAGCAAAGAAATGACACCGTAGGCAATTGATAGTCATTACTGTCATTTTCAATAATTGTTTTTAAGTTTCCTTGTGGAGAACTAGAAAGACGAAGCACATAGAAccatgtaatttatttatttatttgtaggtGGATCCATATGTTAAATGAGTGGATGGATATGATTTCACACTtggtatattattaattattaattattaattttttattaatattatttcataATTGATATATATAGAAATAAGTGGATCCCACTCTTTATGAAAGAATTATATTGTGGTTGGTAGTGTTTAGTTTTTTCGTCTTTTTGAAGAAATGTTGACGTGGCGTTGATATGGAGTTCAGTCTTTATAAAGAAGCATGTCATGGTTGAGAGTGGTCTAACACACCAATTGATACAAGACCTACCTACATCGAACATTTGCAACAATCAAACAATAAACTATCATCAAACAATAGACTAAATAATACCACCATTGAAAATGCCGTAACAATATGAATAAATTATTTGAATGGTCCCTGTCTTTTACATCATATTTCATCGGGAGTCCCTGAGTTTCTATTTTGACTTGATTGGTCCTTGTGATTTACAAATGTTACGTAGACGGTGCCTGTCAAATGTCCGTCCAAGTCAACCGTTAAGTATTAGCATGTGCCAAGCATATGCGCGTAATTTTGTCATTTTACCTCGAAAAATTACTTGAGAGGTCCCTGTGTTTATAAAATTTACTTGAGTGGTCCCTGTGTTTTACAAAATATTTCAAGCAGAGTCCTTGTGTTATTTTTGACTTAGGTGGTCCCTGTATTTTACACAATATTTCATGTGTTTTCGATTCACGCTTTCTATCACGTTTACGATTCACGTTTCGGTTCGCGTTTTCGATTCACATTTTCGATTCGAATTTTCGATTTCATTTCGCGTTCTCGATTCGCGTTTTGGGTTTGCTTTATCGTTTAACATTTTTTCGCATTTTCGTTTTGTGTCTTCGTTTCATGTTTTCAGTTCTCTTTTCCGGTTCGCGTTTTTGGTTTGCGTTTTCGATTCGCGTTACAACGCGGATTTTCGATTTTACTCCTCGTTATTGAATCGCGTTTCCGATTCCCGGTATCGTTTCATTTTTGTTTCGCATTTTCGTTTCGTATTTTCTTTTCTGGTTCGAGTTTTCGATTGGTATTTCAATAAAAAAATGTGAAACGATACCGAAAATCGAAAACGCGATTCGATAATGAGAAGTGAAATCGAAAATCCGCGTTGAAAACGTGAATCGAAAACGCAAACCAAAAACGCGAAACGGAAAAAAGGAATGAAAAATTGAAACGGAAACATGAAATGAAGATGTGAAACGATAAAGCGAGCCCAAAACGCGATTCGATAACACGAAACGAAATTGACAATTCGAATCGAAAATGTGAACCGAAAACGCGAACCGAAACGTGAATCGTAAACGTGAAATGAAAACACGAATCGAAAACACATGAAATATTGTGTAAAACGCAGGGACCACCTAAGTCAAAAAATAACACAGGGACTCTGCTTGAAATGTTTGGTAAAACACAGGGACCACTCAAGTAATTTTCGAGGTAAAATGACAAAACTACCCTCATGTGCTTGGCACATGCTAATACTTAACGGTTGACTTGGACGGACGTTTGGCAGAAGGACCACCTACGTAACATTTGTAAATCACAAGGACCAGTCAAGTCAAAATAGAAATTCAGGAACTCCCGGCAAAATATGGTGTAAAACACGGGGACCATTCAAATAAGTTTTTCTAACAATATTCTCTTAGCGATTCTAAGAAACCGAAGATAATCAAACCTATGCCAACTGATATATCACTCTACCATACACCCAACTAGTACAAATGATTAAACTACCGCCATTACCCTAAAGTTGTTTAAAGGAGCATCACCTATCCATCAAGACATTAACGAGATCACGAGTAAACTGATAAAATTGGGATTAAACTTGTTAATcgtggaaaaaaaaaattaaaatctcaTTGCATAACTATTCACCCTCTTTTAGTTACTTACACGAATGTTTTCTGTCACTTGTAAACCATCGTCGGGATGATAACGATGAACATCATTGGGCAAAACTCGTCGAGAAGAGGTAGGAGGGTGAGGACTGAAGGAGAGAAACATAAATGAAAAAAGGGAaaagaattgaaaaaaaaaaaaaggttagaaTTTGGATCACCGGCAATATGACGATGGTTGGTAAAGGTGTAAACTAGAAAGAAGCTTGCTTtaatttgaaatctaaaagatcgtGCACAAAGGGAAAGAGAACGTTTTTTCCTATATTAGTTAATCTGTCAATTTGATTACTTGTTTTTACAATAAACACAATCATTAATCTTATTACATTACTTTGTATTACACAATTTCTCTTTGCATTAATTTGGCTGCTTAATTGACACTTGTTAACATGCAAGAAAAAACTTGTATATTTCAATAGCTGTTATTAAAGTGTCAATACTAAGCGACAGAGAGTCAGGCTAGTTTTTCGATAGGGAAAGAGACAAGGGAGTTTGCTATAATGGAGACAATTCGAATGAAcgatatggaacttttttaataaCCATGAGAGGGAGGTCATTCCCACGACATAACGACAACAATAATGTTGTCGTCAGAAAATCTTTATCCTTTACTTATGTTTACAACAAATCAATatcattaattagtttaattattttcTCAAAATCAATatcattaattagtttaattattttctcaggtatttttttttttttgaaaagcagtaTTGTATTATATACGAAAATATGTACAGAGGAGGCTTCAAAGCCGAAACCCCCAAGCCCGAATACACGAGTAGGTCCAATTACATAATGATTAAAACAACACGACCAAATACAACAACTCAATCAACCCGGATCTAAATTGTTCCTAAGAGGGAAACCTAAATTTGTAGGATTCAAAAGCCATTGATGCCACTCGTAGTGAAGATTTCTCGAACGGTTAATGATCCATTCAAAAGCTTTGGTTTGCACTTCATTAACTATTTTTGCCGAAGCCCACGCCACATTTTGAAAGGTTTTTTGGTTCCTATTTTTCCATATTAAATAGCTTGTAGTCCATATTATTGCTTGCCACATTTTCATTTGAACCGATGAAACGCCGCTTGAAGAACGTGAAGAAAACCAATCGACCACACTCGTGTTCCTCGGACTTGGAAGATTCCACCATTTGAAAACCCCATCCCACACTTCTTTTGCATGTTTACACTCGAGGATTGCATGATTCACGGATTCAACTATGTCGTTGCACATAGGACATAGTAAAGTGTCAAGATCAATGCCCGTCTTATCTAACTCGACTTTTACCGGAATTCTACCTTTCATCACTCTCCACACAAAAATCCCAATCTTTTGAGGGATTAGATTGTTGCGCAAAGTTTCTAAGGTAGACTCAGGTATAGGAAAAAAAGCTCATCAATTTTAGCGGATAGATCTTTAGTAATAAAACCATCACTTGCTCCCATCTTAAACGACCATTTGCTGCCGCCTTCTTGGAGGTTAATGCTGCTTTTTACCATCGAAGTGACCTGCTCGAGTTCGCCATGTAGCCTGCCCGTAAGACCCCTTGACCAATCCCAAGCGAATGTCCAAATCCCATTCGAAAATGTTACTCTTTCATTAATAAAAACATCACTTTTCCTTTCTAGCCTGAACAAACGAGGGTACTTGTCACAAAGTTTGAAGTTGCCTGCCCATTCATCCATCCAGAAGcgagtgtcttgaccatcacctaTTGTTCTCACGAAAAGGTTGTTGAAGTTGAGCCCGATTTTCTCCAACTCTTCGCCGATCTTGATGATGTTACGCCAAGCTGTGGAATATCTCAAAACCGAGATGTTAGTGTTACACCCCAACCCCCCGTCCATCCCGTAAATACTTTTGATGATATTGACCCATAAAGTCCATTTTCGGTTcgaaaccgccaccaccatttacccaaAAGCGCCCAATTTTTTTATTTGAGTGATCCAATATTTAGCCCGCCCCGTTTATACGACACAATAGTAGACTCCCATTTTACCCAGGAAAGTTTTGACTCGTTACCCGCCCCGCCCCAAAAAAACTTACGACGCATATTCTCAAGTAGATTGATGACACATGGAGGCGCACGAAACAGCGAGAAGAAATACAGAGGCAAGCTACTTAGGACCGACTTGATAAGTGTAAGTCTTCCCCTGAACGACAGTGTTCTAGCCTTCCAGTTCGAGAGACGTTTTTTGAATTTGTCGATGACCGGGTTCCAATCATTCAATTTCTTCATTTTTCGACCAATCGGCATACCAAGATAGATACAAGGAAGTGACCCGACACTGCAGCCATGCATATTAGCCGTAGCCGTGAGCACCACATTGGACACACCAACACCAAACAGAGTACTCTTTgccatattaatttttaacccggAAACCTTCTCGAAACAGGATAATGTTTTTTTGACATTTGAGAAGTTATGTTTGCTCCAATCTCCGAAGAACATGGTGTCGTCTGCAAATTGAAGATGAGAAACGCTAACTCTATCATTGCCAATTTCAACACCCCTTACAATTTTATCTCTAACCGCAATGTTAGTTAAAATGTTAAGTCCTTCACTCGCAATGATGAAAAGATAAGGTGATAATGGATCCCCCTGACGAACACCTTTCTGTAGCTTAAACTCTTTGGTTGGTGACCCATTTACTAAGATCGAGATCGAGGCTGAACGAAAACAAGAATCCATCCACTTTCTCTACTTGGCCCCGAAACCCATGCAATTCATGATGTCAAGTAGGAATTTCCACCGGACACTATCAAAAGCCTTCTCGAAATCGGCTTTAAAGATAAAACATTTAGAACCTCTTCTTTTAACATCGTCAATCAACTCATTAGCAATGAGAATACTGTCCAATATCGATCTAC
Proteins encoded in this region:
- the LOC139864264 gene encoding uncharacterized protein, with the translated sequence MVVAVSNRKWTLWVNIIKSIYGMDGGLGCNTNISVLRYSTAWRNIIKIGEELEKIGLNFNNLFVRTIGDGQDTRFWMDEWAGNFKLCDKYPRLFRLERKSDVFINERVTFSNGIWTFAWDWSRGLTGRLHGELEQVTSMVKSSINLQEGGSKWSFKMGASDETLRNNLIPQKIGIFVWRVMKGRIPVKVELDKTGIDLDTLLCPMCNDIVESVNHAILECKHAKEVWDGVFKWWNLPSPRNTSVVDWFSSRSSSGVSSVQMKMWQAIIWTTSYLIWKNRNQKTFQNVAWASAKIVNEVQTKAFEWIINRSRNLHYEWHQWLLNPTNLGFPLRNNLDPG